One part of the Humulus lupulus chromosome 9, drHumLupu1.1, whole genome shotgun sequence genome encodes these proteins:
- the LOC133800480 gene encoding uncharacterized protein LOC133800480: MFPVGSIGYMSQNGCPWNSTRNFNNVYHPREREDINAQIENLFRTLDVLQARQTQDDHREINSAFHSHHHENCSHPLENPIDFSWKPEYNYYASSHFDYNETNDVHAYGNSSEIPFDPTYNPNFTWSQNLSPMNHVHQFNMPNLGYAQPDLSYPPQQEINPSLEDTLQQFMQSTQQILQNQSRSISNIEKQISHLATVLIETEIQVLPSQPIPDPLVQTESEKMNKVFKEPVISIQLLIETNEFDELIDGAHEENEKNTIVPQEPIIEQIFIHTQFEKEDKKDVQFSYFIEMPPKLHVSNYFVGVMLSILIYGICINIIVHPTNEILHHRLGVG; the protein is encoded by the coding sequence ATGTTTCCTGTTGGTAGCATAGGTTACATGAGCCAAAATGGATGCCCTTGGAATAGTACTAGGAATTTTAACAATGTATATCATCCTAGGGAAAGAGAAGACATCAACGCTCAAATCGAAAATTTGTTTAGAACACTAGATGTCTTACAAGCTAGGCAAACTCAAGATGACCATAGGGAGATAAACAGTGCATTTCACTCTCATCACCATGAGAATTGTAGTCATCCCTTGGAAAATCCCATtgattttagttggaagcctgagtacaactattatgcatCATCGCACTTTGATTATAATGAAACCAATGATGTGCATGCTTATGGGAATTCCTCAGAAATCCCATTTGatcccacctataatccaaattttacATGGAGTCAAAACTTGTCTCCAATGAACCATGTGCATCAATTCAACATGCCTAATCTAGGTTATGCCCAACCCGATCTGTCATATCCTCCTCAACAAGAAATCAATCCATCtctagaggataccctacaacagttcatgcagtCAACCCaacaaattttacaaaatcagtcTCGATCCATTTCCAACATCGAGAAACAAATAAGTCATCTTGCAACTGTTTTGATAGAGACGGAAATACAAGTTCTTCCTAGTCAACCCATTCCCGACCCATTAGTGCAAACCGAGAGTGAAAAAATGAACAAAGTTTTCAAAGAACCTGTAATAAGCATCCAATTGCTAATTGAAACAAATGAGTTTGATGAATTGATTGATGgggctcatgaggaaaatgaaaaaaatacaattgTACCTCAAGAGCCAATAATTGAGCAAATTTTCATACATACTCAATTTGAAAAGGAGGATAAAAAAGatgtgcaattttcttacttcaTTGAAATGCCACCAAAATTGCATGTCTCTAATTACTTTGTAGGTGTGATGCTTTCAATTCtcatttatggcatttgcatcaacaTTATAGTTcaccctacaaatgaaattctacaccatcgattgggtgtaggataa